From the genome of Acidaminococcus sp.:
CTGGCTATTATGAAGAAGTTTCCAAGATCATTAAACAAGCTCGTGAAGTAGGTATCACGGTACCGCTTCTGGGTTCTGACGGCTGGGATTCCCCGAAGCTGGTTGAAATCGCCGGCAAGGAATCTACGAACAAGTGCTACTTCACCAGTGCTTATACCGCACAGGATAAGGATCCTGGTGTCCAGAAGTTCATTGAATCTTATAAGAAGGCTTACAACAAGGTTCCTGATGTATTCGCACTGCAGGGCTATAACGCCGGTATAGTACTGTTTAACGCTATGACCCAGGCTAAGAGCACAGAAGGTCCTAAAGTAGCCGAAGCATTGGCTAAGACCAAGGATATTCAGGTTGCTAACGGCAAGTTCTCCTATGATGACAAGCATAACCCGATTACGACAGCTCTGATTCTGGAACTGAAAGATGGTGCCCAGACGCTGGTGAAGAAGATCGGTGGCTGATGCTTCTTAAAAAGGCGCTTCACGACAGATATAGATAAAAGATAGAAAATGTGAAGACGTCGTGATTTTGGTTTGGAATGCGGCTTTCCCGAAATAGTTATTTCGGGATGCCGCATTTACAAATAATAGATATCTTTAATGAGGTAATGCTTAAAAGTGAGGGGGAGTGATTTTCTATGCGTAATGGAAAAGCTTTATCTGTGATGGCTTTGCTTTTTGCTTTCATGACAGCGGCCAGCGGCTGTGGCGGTAAGTCAGGAAGCAGCGATACCATTAAACTCGGCGGCAACCTGGAAATGACAGGCGGCAGCGCCAGCTATGGGATTTCGTCGAAGAATGCCATTGAACTTGCCATGAAACAAATCAATGACAAGGGCGGCGTAAATGGAAAGAAACTTTCTCTGGTCGTCGCGGATAACAAGTCTGAAGCAACAGAAGCTACCAACGCGATGCAGAAGCTGATTTCTCAGGACCGGGTTGTCGGTGTCATCGGACCGAACCTTTCCAGTGCGGTTATCGCTTCTACCGCGGTCAGCGGAGCTGCCAAGACTGCCGATATCACTCCCATGGGGACCAACCCGAAAGTAACTGTTGATGATCAGGGCAAAGTGAAGCCGTATAACTTCCGTGCCTGCTTCATTGACCCGTTCCAGGGAACAGTTATGGCCCGGTTCGCTTTTGATACTTTGAAAGTCAGAAAGGCAGCTATCATGATTGATAACTCTTCTGACTATGCAAAGGGGCTGGCCCAATTCTTTAAGCAGGAATTTGAAAAGGCTGGCGGTCAGGTGGTCGGTGAAGAAATGTATCTGCAGAAAGATACAGATTTTAAAGCTGCATTGACCAAATTGAAGGCCGAAAATCCCGATTTCCTTTATATCCCCGGTTATTACCAGGAAGTCGGCATGATTGTTAAGCAGGCGAAGGAACTTGGTTTTAATGTTCCGATGGCTGGCGGCGACGGCTGGGATTCGGCAAAGCTTGCGGAAATTGCACTGCCGGATAACCTCAATAACTGCTATTTCTCCAGTCTCTATTCACCTGATGATGATTCCAAACTGAATAAAGAATTTGTAGCAGCATACCAGAAAGAATACAATGCAAAACCGGATGTGTTTGCAGCACTCGCTTACGATTCCACTCTTCTTTTTGCCAAGGCAATGGAAGACGCAAAATCTACGGATCCTGTCAAGATTGCGGAAGCATTGGCTAAGGTTGACGGGTTTACCGGTGTTTCCGGTCCTGTGAAGTTCGATGCCTCTCATAACCCGATTAAGTCGGCAGTTATCATCGAATTGAAGGATGGTAAGCAGACCTTCCGTACGAAGGTAGAACCTTGAAATAGCAGGAAATGACTAAGGCAAGATAAAGTGTCAGGCGGTGGGCCGGAGTCTTTCTGGTATTC
Proteins encoded in this window:
- a CDS encoding ABC transporter substrate-binding protein yields the protein MRNGKALSVMALLFAFMTAASGCGGKSGSSDTIKLGGNLEMTGGSASYGISSKNAIELAMKQINDKGGVNGKKLSLVVADNKSEATEATNAMQKLISQDRVVGVIGPNLSSAVIASTAVSGAAKTADITPMGTNPKVTVDDQGKVKPYNFRACFIDPFQGTVMARFAFDTLKVRKAAIMIDNSSDYAKGLAQFFKQEFEKAGGQVVGEEMYLQKDTDFKAALTKLKAENPDFLYIPGYYQEVGMIVKQAKELGFNVPMAGGDGWDSAKLAEIALPDNLNNCYFSSLYSPDDDSKLNKEFVAAYQKEYNAKPDVFAALAYDSTLLFAKAMEDAKSTDPVKIAEALAKVDGFTGVSGPVKFDASHNPIKSAVIIELKDGKQTFRTKVEP